The nucleotide sequence AGTGGTGACAGCTGTATATAAAAGAAGCAGTTGAGCCAACCGATATGCTGATGTTTGAGAACACTTTTCTTAATGGTATGAGGGTGTCTCTGATTACCATGATTTGCTTGATCATTATTACCCTACTAACTCAGCAATACTTCTGTCACACATTATACTTTCATAAATGCTTTACTATACATTCCCTCATCTAATCAAACTATAGGAAAAGAGGGCACAGAGGTGATAAGGAAACCAAAACAGCAGTCATCTGCCAAAATTTAAGCAGTTATCAGACAATTCCAAGGCTGGAATTTAGACCTCCTGGCTCTAACTTAGTCCTGTCATTTCTAGCCAAAGATAATACGGCATTTAGGTTCCAGAACAATATTCTCTAAGAGGAAGTATCCAAACTTCCAGAAAGTCTACTgcctgatttaaaaaagaaaaaaggggatacctgggtggctcagtcattaagcatctgcctttggcttaggttgtgatcccagaatcctgggatcaagcctcgcatcaggctccctgctcggcaggaagcctgcttctccctctcctacttcccctctctctgtgtctccctctgtcaaataaataaataaaatcttttttttaaaaatgatcattaaGGAAGAACCAATTTGAGAAAGACTAGGAGCAAGGGGACATGGTGATGACAGTGCAGAGCGGACTTCATAGAATGGCACTCAGCCATGTGAGCCAGTGTTCCGCCCCCAGCTCAGGCACTGCTTCTGTCATGCCAGGTGACTGACCACTGAAAATCGTAATAAAATGACTGTCACAGTGAAGATTCCTAGGTTTGTTGAGATGGTGGTCACAGCATGACCAAATAGGTGACACTTTCCATTCCCTCCAAATCATCAAAAGAGCTATTGTATTGTCTGATAAAATTCATCTCAACAAATATTGAGTACTTGCTATTGTGTGCTGTTCTGTACTAAGCTTGGGGTTAAGGACATggggagcaggaagaaggagagaacacATCCAATTTGTGATATTAGGGAAGACTTCTGGAGGACAGAGCATTTGAGATGGAACTTGAATAATACCTAGGAGAGTGGTTCTCAAAAGTGTGGTTCCTGGACTGTTAGTATCTGTCACACcaggaaacttgttagaaatgcaaattcttaagCTCTACTCCAGCTTTATCAAATCGTAAGTTCTGGGGTCAGGAAGCATGGCATCTGTTTTAATAAGTCATccaaggtgattctgatgcacaatcaagtttgagaaccacagtgCTAGGATCTGACAGCAAGAGATGATAGTTTCAGAAAGAAGGATTCAATCCAGCACATACACCAGATCATCCATTGTCACTTCCTACTAATCTTCCTGGATTTATCTTGACCTACATGCTCTTAAGTCTGCTTTTAATTATTATCCTTCACACATTCCCCTCCTTTGATGGTTCTTATTCACTGCATTCCTCTCAGATCCCTAATCCCACTGTCCTCCACTTTTACTGAATTTTACTAGCACTTAAGCACCTGTGTTTCAGGCCCCTGCATGTTTCTCCCAAACTTacctcccttcccagctctgtTCCTCGATCCCTGTCTGCTCCTCTTAATTCTCCTCAGCACATCTCCAGTCCCCATTTACCACTCACTCTGCCTTTGCACAGGGTTGCCAGGTAATCCACATCATTGGGATCCACATCactgccttttcctctcttcttaatCAGCTCCCAAGAACGTATTCTGCTGCTCTCTTCCCCACTGCCTCTTAATCTCGTCCTTACATTGCCATATATGTTTTGACGGTGCCAGATATCTAGTTTGTGCATTGTATGTGACTTTGTTTTTTATAACACATTTATAACATTTACGTGTCCGTTCTTTCATAGGCTTTGCTTCTCAAACCTAGACTAGGACATGTTTGTGTACTCTTTGTTACAGGTGATCAAACCAAAACTAAGAATCAAGCGTTGTCCCAGAAGGAAGATATGCCCAAGGACACAGAATTCCTTGGGAAGATAAATGACAGACTTAACGAAGACATTCCTCAACATCCTGAATCCAGAAATGCTACTGAAAGTGAGGGCAGAttagagtggcagcagagggaaagaagacgCTATGCATGTGAGGACTGTGGGAAAAGTTTCAGTCACAGCTCAGACCTTAGTAAGCACAGAAGGACTCACACTGGAGAAAAGCCCTACAAATGCgatgaatgtggaaaagccttcatTCAACGCTCCCACCTCATTGGACACCACAGAGTGCACACTGGAGTGAAACCCTATAAATGTGAAGAATGTGGGAAAGATTTTAGTGGGCGCACAGGTCTTATTCAGCATCAGAGAATCCACACAGGTGAAAAACCCTATGAATGTGATGAGTGTGGGAGGCCCTTCCGTGTAAGTTCAGCCCTGATCAGACATCAAAGAATTCATACAGCACATAAGCTCTACTAAGATGGTGAAGTAACAGAAATTCTTTAACTATTCAGGTCTCCTTAGTTATCAGAGAATCTGCCTTAGGGACTCCGTATCCTGAATGCAGGCAAAGCTTTAGTCATCATGGAACATTTCTCTGGCACCAGAGAATCTATCTGagaagatttccttttctttctaaattagtTCAGTTTCTTAGGAATCATTTAAAGTTATTTCAGAAACCCTTGTCTGTTGACAAGACTGCTTACTTGCAGCCCAAAATAACAATGTTTCTTGGTTGAAAGATAGTGAATTCtgcttctcagttttcttttttacttgacTGTTCTGTGTATGACATTAGGCAAAGCATTCACATTTTCCTCTGCCCTCATTTCCCTCTCTGTCGAAGACACAGTAGAGGTCTGTCGTATTAAGTTAAAGGTCTTCTGTATTAAGTTAAAGCTGCTTCTCAAACAGTACTATATATTTGTTTCCCATCACTACTGATATAATAGTCTAACAGGGCGTGTAATCGTTTTGTGGAATTTGTTTGCCAAtgctaaaaaagagaaaaccatcaGAAAAGAAGCAGAGTAAGGAAAACATTCAAGTGGAAAGGAAAGCAGTGAGTGATGCGTAGAAGCTGCTGGGAAGGGAGATGACCGTAATGAGGATAAATCACTCCTCTTCTGAGTCTCAGGTCCCTGTAAACTGAGAGACATGGGGAGGGATTCGTCCAAAACTGCACTGTCCAGTTTGGTAGCCAGTGCCCACACATGGCTGTGGggcaaatttaaaattaaattcactcAAAGAGAATTCTGTTCCTTATCACAAGCAGGTAGCAGCTACTAAACTGGACAGCACAGACTCAGATCATTTTTATCATTGCAGAGAGTTCTAAAGGACGCTGCTGTCTAACCAATCACCAGTAACATGTCTTCCAGCTTACATATTGTGTGATTCTGAGTTCAGGAAGGTAGTAAAAGAGAAGCCTAAGGAGACTATAGTAGCAACAGGAGATAAAATACACTCTAAAAAAGGACTTAATAATAACTTTATGGCACTTTTCCAGCCTTAAAAAAAGGAGTGTATTATAAGTGAATGACTGAAGATtattaaagtaaatataataacCAAATAATCTAAATTGAAAGCTTAAGTTACTACCTCATCTCTAAAACAAGAGTGTAACTACCTTTACAAAGTAGCATCCCATCAGATACCTATGCTGATAAGAAACTGAGACTCTCAGGAGTTTAATaaacaatacaatttttttgtttggctTGGAAATGTATTAGCAGTTCATTTACTTGCAACAGTTTTACATCCCTAGTttgaaaatactataaaatgaCATAAATTGTGAGCAGAGGCCCAGCACATTCAAATGTACACCACCATGGAACCGTGAATCACTGGTTCTAGGAACAGCCATCCCCAGAACAAGCAGGAAGGGATCTAATCTCTTCCTGAGGACAAGAATTACACACACTTGATTCTGCCCGAGTAGTTAAACCACCACAGTCATTGCTCTGTCTTTACTACTAATGGAAGATGAATCTTAAATCACTTCTTGAGAACCAACACCATAAACTgaacttttatgtattttgaatgtaatactgctttaaaagaaaatgtaagtttATTCTGAATGTCTAGATCAACtggtagaaaattttaaaacatcaagttTCATACTCCTACTTGTTTTTATGACTTAGAGTTATCTGAGCCATATTTCAAAGCATTtgaaacaaaagattttttaatggtcatgaagacaaaattattaaatctttaatattagaaacatccttattttaaaaataaagctcgATGCTGAGGGATAGCGTTTCCCCCTTTACTTTTTGTCTTGCTGAGAAGCATAGAAGCTGTTCACAGTCTTTGTAAAAGAAAAGCTCCTATTTATGATATGATCCCTTCTTGAATTTAGAGATGCTTCTGCAATGGTAAGAAAGATCATTTTGGCTACCAAAAGATTAGGTTTCCTAAGATTGATAAAGACATGACCTACTGATTTTCCTTTACCCTCTATATGCTAGAACATTCTACTCAGATAGTTTTGAATACTGTTCTAGTCTTCAAGTTGTATACCTTCAAAGGCTAGTGAAGATTAGTTTGGAGCACTGAGACAGACCGTGCTACCCTTTTTTAGGTTTGGTGTTGATTCCAAATTGCCACCACGGTGTCCACCATCTGATAACAGAGGCAGGAACAGAAATATATGGGGCCAGACACAGCCTGGAGTGCTGCTGGCGAGAGAAACCTGGGATAAAAGCAGGTACAGGCAAGGAAGCATGAGGTTAAAGATCTGAGTTGTTGCCGGTACCAAAAGCAGCAGGTGGTGTCCTGTAAGTGTGTAGAAGCCCAAAGGAAAGACTTGGGGAGGGCGCTCAAACAGCCACGATTACCGGAAGAGAAGCTGCAATACGGTAGACACGGCAGCTACAGCCGTGTGGGTCTAGCAGAGAGCCTTCCTCAGCACACAGCACCTGCTCTAGAAGAACCCAGTTTCTCAAACAGTTGTGTCAGAAGCATATGCGTTGCTCCTTCCATCTTTTTGGAAAGATtagggttttgtgttttgttttttgttttttttttgaaggaggcaAGAAGTTGTAGTTTGAAGTTTTGTGAACTAACAAGACAGCTGTGATTGTAAGAGGCACCTAAAGGGTGTATGGGGCCCATCTCTTAGACACAGATGGGGATGCTGGTGAAGTGGTGATTCTGAATAAGGAACTAACAGCTCTGAAGGGAGAAAACAGtaagtgctgggggagggggggctacAGGAGGTATTTGTGGGCATTGGTGAATAAgatcagggaaagggagaaaataaaatgaacaaggatacagggaaaagaacaaagataaaacGAGATGGtgatagggagagagaagagagtaacAATCTAATACTGGCATCAGTCATACTTGAGCCTAGATCACAGGATACAAGCCATACGAAGGAGAACAGATAAGCTCCTTATCCCAAGGTACACTGAATCTTATGAGCACAGTGCGTATCTATCTTTACAACAGGTCATTCTCATCCTGAGCATGACATTATTTGTTTATAACCAAAAAGTCCATTAACAGTGAAAACACAAGTAGAAATCTTGACATCAACAAAACAAGCTGTTCTCCCCTGACTGACCCCGCAAGTGAGTCATGTTGAGATTCTGAAGGATCAGCTTGCTCAGTCTTTCTTCCTCGAATCATATAAAGCAAGGTTTCTCCATCTTGCTTCTGTTGACATTTTCAGCCAGACATTTCCTTTAGTGCCCTGTCCCCTGCAGGGCAGGGCATTTAGGGGTATTCCCAGCTTCCAGCCTCTGGATGCTGCTACACCTCCTACTTGTgacaagcattttttaaatgggagagcAAGTGCCCCCTTGAGGGGCAGAATCACTCCCAGTTGAGAACT is from Mustela erminea isolate mMusErm1 chromosome 4, mMusErm1.Pri, whole genome shotgun sequence and encodes:
- the ZSCAN16 gene encoding zinc finger and SCAN domain-containing protein 16 isoform X1, whose product is MAAAPAPAGRGLPVLKAEDRRGGQDCASHCTPHRREVFRQHFRKLCYRDAPGPREALTQLWELCRQWLRPECHTKEQILDLLVLEQFLSILPGDLQAWVQAHHPRTGEEAVTVLEDLERELDEPRKQVPANSERQDTLLDKLTPLGRPHDSLTAQLHPKKIQQEQESGEPQRNGDQTKTKNQALSQKEDMPKDTEFLGKINDRLNEDIPQHPESRNATESEGRLEWQQRERRRYACEDCGKSFSHSSDLSKHRRTHTGEKPYKCDECGKAFIQRSHLIGHHRVHTGVKPYKCEECGKDFSGRTGLIQHQRIHTGEKPYECDECGRPFRVSSALIRHQRIHTAHKLY